Proteins encoded together in one Bacteroidales bacterium window:
- a CDS encoding phosphoenolpyruvate carboxylase — translation MNNLKLIQEKLGKPYADLEYLLRCFKEVLEEQNEHSLAESIPWLTGNYASETHYTQKHLQVYSISFQLLNIVEVNGAVQNRRKKESDDFSSINGSWGNNLKILKDAGFSEKEILAVFNDSQVEAVLTAHPTEAKRPEVLEQFRNLYLLVVKRENSTYTRNEQDEIRQNIKLILHKLWLIGEIFLEKPDVRSELENVLHYLKNVFPEVIPIIDHKLIQSWESVGFDMKSINHTNLLPRITFGDWVGGDRDGHPLVTPEITEETLITLRMNAFEIIKAKLSVLSKNLSFYISPEKVSEKIRSKISEYLDEARENAPLLKSRYRNEAYRLYVNLLILRLPVDFSREKVVELLDLPGSYRHSGQLISDLEMLQEDLSVHSASAIAWSEVRDLIRLVQSIGFHLARLDIRQNSRIHDLAMEQLIEAAALDLKFSESDYERKLDFLLQELKSSRPFSNSSWDLPDEASSVINTFRVLKRHTEKYTSSSLGNIIISMTRNVGDLLIPYLFARETGLWQKSDEGHFMLLHVVPLFETIDDLVRSDSILDEYLSVPIVRHSLQKQMEVSNRCNMRQDVMIGYSDSNKDGGLMTSMWNLYTAQQKIAAVGRKHNINIRFFHGKGGTISRGAGPTHWFLRALPPGSLTGQIRITEQGEIIEKKYANLLNAAYNLELLVAGTVTNTLLQARQNPEPHPGAKILQFLSDVSSQHYHELISHPSFMEFFTHATPIDAIESSRIGSRPSHRSGTHTLADLRAIPWVFSWSQSRFHITSWYGIGTALEKLKSEMPDQFSQLREFVVHDVLVRYMFTNIDTSLAATDEEIMALYSSLVENENCRTVILTMITDELFKLREMMGMIIQRPLEVRRTNHYYSTLFRSEPLVYLHRYQVMLLRKWRSLKLAGEKEKGEAVLLEILKSINAIANAIGNTG, via the coding sequence ATGAATAATCTTAAATTAATACAGGAAAAACTAGGGAAGCCATACGCGGATCTCGAATATTTACTGCGGTGCTTTAAGGAGGTATTGGAAGAACAGAATGAACATTCGCTTGCTGAATCGATACCATGGCTGACCGGCAATTATGCATCTGAAACACATTATACTCAAAAGCACCTTCAGGTTTATTCAATCAGTTTCCAGCTTCTGAATATTGTTGAGGTTAACGGTGCAGTGCAGAACAGGCGTAAAAAAGAGTCTGATGATTTTTCAAGTATTAATGGTTCCTGGGGTAATAATCTCAAAATTCTTAAGGATGCAGGTTTTTCAGAAAAAGAAATTCTTGCCGTATTTAACGATTCACAGGTAGAAGCCGTGCTTACGGCGCATCCCACGGAAGCCAAACGCCCTGAGGTGCTTGAACAATTCCGTAACCTGTATTTGCTTGTAGTGAAACGTGAAAATTCTACCTATACCAGGAATGAACAGGATGAGATACGGCAGAATATAAAATTGATACTGCATAAGCTTTGGCTGATTGGTGAAATCTTTCTTGAAAAACCTGATGTCAGGTCAGAACTCGAAAATGTTCTTCATTATCTTAAAAATGTGTTTCCTGAAGTCATACCCATTATTGACCATAAATTGATTCAATCGTGGGAATCAGTTGGTTTTGATATGAAATCAATCAACCATACCAACCTGTTGCCCAGGATCACATTTGGTGATTGGGTTGGGGGAGACAGGGACGGGCATCCGCTGGTGACTCCCGAAATCACTGAAGAAACATTGATCACCCTGAGAATGAATGCATTTGAAATAATTAAAGCCAAACTTTCAGTTTTGTCAAAAAATCTGAGTTTTTACATTTCACCCGAAAAGGTATCTGAAAAAATCAGATCAAAAATAAGCGAATACCTTGATGAAGCCCGGGAAAATGCCCCACTTCTTAAATCGAGGTACAGGAATGAAGCATACCGGCTTTACGTAAACCTCCTTATACTTCGGCTTCCTGTAGATTTCAGTCGTGAAAAAGTTGTTGAACTGCTTGATTTACCCGGTTCATACAGGCATTCAGGGCAGCTGATATCCGACCTTGAGATGCTGCAGGAAGATCTTTCCGTTCACAGTGCTTCTGCAATTGCATGGTCAGAGGTTCGTGATCTGATCCGGCTGGTTCAGAGCATCGGTTTTCACCTGGCCCGACTGGATATACGCCAGAATTCGCGTATTCATGATTTGGCCATGGAACAGCTGATCGAAGCGGCAGCATTGGACTTGAAATTCAGTGAATCTGATTATGAAAGGAAACTTGATTTCCTGTTACAGGAATTGAAATCATCTCGGCCATTTTCAAATTCATCCTGGGATCTTCCTGATGAGGCCTCATCGGTTATTAATACATTCAGGGTGCTTAAACGTCATACTGAAAAGTATACATCCTCATCGCTCGGGAATATAATTATCAGTATGACCCGTAATGTGGGTGATTTATTGATACCTTATCTGTTTGCCCGGGAAACCGGATTGTGGCAAAAGTCAGATGAAGGACATTTCATGTTGCTTCATGTTGTGCCGCTTTTTGAAACTATCGATGACCTTGTCAGAAGTGATTCAATCCTCGATGAATACCTGTCTGTTCCAATTGTCAGACATTCGCTTCAGAAACAGATGGAAGTAAGTAATCGTTGCAATATGCGACAGGATGTAATGATCGGCTATAGTGACAGTAATAAAGACGGTGGATTGATGACCAGTATGTGGAACCTTTATACGGCACAGCAAAAAATTGCGGCAGTAGGAAGAAAACACAATATTAACATCCGGTTCTTTCACGGTAAGGGTGGAACCATTAGCAGGGGAGCCGGTCCTACCCACTGGTTTCTGAGAGCGCTGCCGCCGGGAAGTCTGACAGGACAGATCCGTATCACTGAGCAGGGTGAGATTATCGAAAAGAAATATGCCAATCTTTTAAATGCTGCTTATAACCTGGAGTTGCTGGTGGCCGGGACTGTGACCAACACCCTGCTTCAGGCACGTCAAAATCCTGAACCTCATCCGGGAGCAAAAATACTTCAGTTCCTTTCCGATGTAAGTTCACAACATTACCATGAACTTATATCACACCCGAGTTTTATGGAATTTTTTACGCATGCAACTCCGATTGATGCCATAGAATCCAGCAGGATAGGGAGCAGGCCCAGTCATCGCTCGGGTACACATACGCTTGCTGATTTAAGGGCTATACCATGGGTTTTCAGCTGGAGCCAGTCAAGGTTTCACATTACTAGCTGGTATGGCATAGGAACCGCCCTTGAGAAACTGAAATCAGAGATGCCTGATCAATTCAGTCAACTTAGGGAATTCGTAGTGCACGATGTCCTTGTAAGGTACATGTTTACTAATATTGACACCAGTCTGGCCGCCACCGATGAAGAGATAATGGCATTGTATTCTTCACTTGTAGAGAATGAGAATTGCCGGACAGTGATTCTGACAATGATTACAGATGAACTTTTCAAATTAAGGGAAATGATGGGTATGATCATTCAACGACCCCTTGAGGTCAGGCGTACCAATCATTATTATTCAACACTGTTCCGCTCGGAACCACTGGTGTACCTGCACCGTTACCAGGTTATGCTGCTCAGAAAATGGAGATCATTGAAATTGGCAGGTGAGAAGGAGAAAGGCGAAGCCGTACTTCTTGAAATACTGAAGAGCATCAATGCCATTGCCAATGCAATAGGAAATACTGGGTAA